The Pyrenophora tritici-repentis strain M4 chromosome 3, whole genome shotgun sequence genome has a window encoding:
- a CDS encoding SSU72, RNA polymerase II-interacting protein involved in transcription start site selection, translating to MSADPRLRGRQQQPAPPPPPPPPVDSQPMTMDGANDTHAKQNMVPDDSFKLKFCTVCASNQNRSMEAHLQLASAHLPTISFGTGSLVRLPGPTITQPNVYRFNDTTYRAIHDELTEQNAALYTHNGLLNMLGRNLNIKGYPERFQDWVPGKPRLDHAEDKGSQGTESGVVDVVITCEERCFDAVLEDLHNKGGKLNRPVHVFNVDIKDNHEEALVGGKAILDLALTLNEAAAKERDIHGDSGWQSGGGAARSGFDERVPELLAAWQERWPNMPALWSLAWV from the exons ATGTCCGCCGACCCTCGCCTGCGCGGGCGACAACAACAGCCTgcacctcctccaccgccTCCGCCACCAGTAGACTCCCAACCCATGACCATGGACGGTGCCAACGATACGCATGCCAAGCAAAACATGGTGCCCGACGACAGCTTCAAGCTCAAGTTTTGCACTGTGTGCGCGAGTAATCAAAACAG ATCTATGGAAGCCCACCTCCAACTTGCCTCTGCCCACCTCCCGACCATCAGCTTCGGCACCGGCTCCCTCGTGCGCCTGCCCGGCCCTACTATCACACAGCCTAATGTCTACCGCTTCAATGATACCACATACCGCGCTATTCATGACGAACTTACTGAGCAAAACGCTGCCTTGTATACCCATAATGGCTTGTTGAACATGCTTGGTCGCAACTTGAACATCAAGGGCTACCCCGAACGCTTTCAAGATTGGGTCCCGGGCAAGCCGCGTCTCGACCATGCCGAAGACAAAGGCTCGCAAGGTACAGAGTCTGGTGTAGTCGATGTGGTCATCACCTGTGAAGAGCGCTGTTTCGATGCCGTCCTAGAAGATTTACACAACAAGGGTGGCAAGCTCAACCGACCTGTTCACGTCTTTAATGTCGACATCAAGGATAATCACGAGGAGGCTCTTGTTGGTGGTAAGGCGATCCTCGACCTCGCGCTCACTCTAAATGAAGCCGCCGCTAAAGAGCGAGACATACATGGTGACAGCGGTTGGCAGTCAGGCGGTGGTGCTGCTCGCTCTGGTTTCGACGAGCGCGTCCCTGAGCTCCTTGCTGCTTGGCAGGAAAGGTGGCCCAACATGCCGGCGCTCTGGAGTCTGGCTTGGGTTTGA
- a CDS encoding SH3 domain containing protein, with translation MTDTLPARETAADSQRLRDITEGQIQDHNMAADVLSPRSDPGSAAQAGPNRTSLPPLVTSPPSKARLERASSYINKRLSTFSNTSNTHQSVRSRPQSTAFPVFHSSLPYSLVRDFAYDPLHPLFYGPLPEQPSDLSTPASEHSRRLSDPPPVAWRSDRGGWSAGSWDENGEQLPQTSYDGGPPYSEDDDISSPVVTSHHGIRHKKHKSNIVNFDHTRGRKGYPEEPRRGSVAPMNGESSHFLGDDAVNGPGSEYITYPPDSSRLGVPEGASRRDSHFATTLPQRAYEDADADLEGPPYDSDDDLSEPEDYIHDDNRFSRDYQFTIASPDEEMHGKAVALFDFARENDNELPLVEGQVILVSYRHGQGWLVAQDPKTGESGLVPEEYVRLLRDIEGGLNGLVGAIQSQPVLQPPEVHNGPESLLSPISAGPEARTPTQADHPQNYTPVISTFSTSHKDLEKYPTDRLGTPTTTEGGPFSRNRESVPMAMEGVETTPEHPSHDRKP, from the coding sequence ATGACCGACACGCTCCCTGCACGAGAGACGGCCGCCGACTCGCAACGGCTGCGCGACATTACTGAGGGTCAGATTCAGGACCACAACATGGCTGCCGACGTATTATCACCGCGGAGCGATCCGGGCTCTGCAGCACAGGCGGGTCCAAACCGCACTTCATTGCCCCCGCTCGTCACTTCCCCGCCGTCCAAGGCCAGATTGGAGCGCGCAAGTTCCTACATAAACAAGCGCCTGTCCACCTTTTCAAACACTTCCAACACACATCAGTCAGTACgctcacggccgcaatcGACTGCGTTTCCCGTTTTCCACTCGAGTCTGCCCTACTCGCTTGTCCGCGACTTCGCCTACGACCCACTACACCCACTGTTCTACGGGCCACTCCCAGAACAGCCGTCTGATTTGTCTACACCAGCAAGTGAGCATAGCAGAAGGCTCTCAGACCCGCCCCCAGTGGCATGGCGCAGTGACCGAGGCGGTTGGTCTGCGGGGTCTTGGGACGAGAATGGCGAGCAACTCCCGCAAACGTCATACGACGGGGGTCCGCCTTACAGCGAGGACGATGATATCTCGAGTCCGGTAGTTACCAGCCACCACGGCATACGCCACAAGAAGCACAAGTCGAACATTGTCAACTTTGACCATACGCGCGGCCGGAAAGGGTACCCAGAAGAGCCCCGGCGGGGCTCAGTAGCGCCCATGAACGGCGAGAGCAGCCACTTTCTTGGCGACGATGCCGTCAACGGACCCGGTAGCGAGTACATTACATATCCACCTGACTCTTCGCGACTAGGCGTACCAGAAGGCGCCTCTCGCCGGGACTCGCATTTTGCAACAACCCTACCGCAACGTGCCTACGAAGATGCCGATGCCGACCTCGAGGGCCCGCCTTACGATTCAGACGATGATCTATCCGAACCTGAAGACTATATCCACGATGACAACCGCTTCTCGCGCGACTATCAGTTTACCATTGCTTCGCCAGACGAGGAGATGCACGGCAAGGCAGTTGCCTTGTTCGATTTCGCCCGAGAGAACGACAACGAGCTACCTCTAGTAGAAGGCCAAGTGATTCTGGTTTCATACAGACATGGTCAAGGTTGGCTCGTAGCCCAAGACCCCAAGACAGGTGAGAGTGGGCTAGTTCCCGAAGAATATGTGCGTCTACTACGCGATATTGAAGGGGGCCTAAACGGCTTAGTCGGTGCCATCCAATCGCAGCCCGTGCTACAGCCTCCAGAGGTCCACAACGGACCCGAGAGCTTGTTGAGCCCCATCTCTGCTGGACCAGAAGCAAGGACACCCACGCAGGCCGACCACCCACAAAATTACACTCCCGTCATATCAACCTTCTCCACAAGCCACAAGGACCTTGAAAAGTATCCTACGGACAGGCTTGGCACGCCAACCACGACCGAAGGCGGCCCTTTCTCAAGAAACAGAGAGAGCGTACCAATGGCAATGGAAGGTGTCGAGACCACCCCCGAGCACCCGTCTCACGACCGCAAACCATGA
- a CDS encoding IlvD, Dihydroxyacid dehydratase-phosphogluconate dehydratase produces MDPHNLQKQREPEEPRFLTFPHLPDDAKLEDARPALNKYSSTLTAGHNFPGAQAMLYGAGVPSREAMKTYPHVGIASVWWEGNPCNMHLLDLGKEIKKHVQNDNMLAWQYNTIGVSDGITMGGEGMRFSLQTREIIADSIETVTCAQHHDACVAIPGCDKNMPGVIMAFARHNRPSIMVYGGSIMPGYSQTLRKNINVSTCYESHGAYIYKNLKSATEGEFSPDEIMEDIEKNACPGAGACGGMYTANTMSTSIEAMGLTLPGSSTTPATSPAKMRECAKAAAAIRVCMEKNITPRKLLTKASFENALVIMMALGGSTNAVLHLLAMAGTAGVPLTLSDFQRVSDKIPFLADLAPSGKYLAADLFDIGGMPSVMKLLVAASLLDGSIPTVTGKTLAENIASYPSLPQDQVIIRPLSNPIKPTGHIEILHGNLAPSGAVAKITGKEGLKFTGKALVFNKEYQLDRALNLGQIPHGENVVVVVRYEGPKGGPGMPEQLKASAAIMGARLTNVALITDGRYSGASHGFIVGHITPEAAVGGPIAVVQNGDLITIDAEKNRIDMHVDQGEIEKRLQGWNPPSMPVTRGVLAKYARLVGDASHGAMTDLF; encoded by the exons ATGGATCCACACAACCTCCAAAAACAACGGGAGCCGGAAGAACCGCGTTTCCTCACCTTCCCCCACCTACCCGATGACGCGAAGCTCGAAGATGCCAGACCAGCGTTGAACAAATACTCATCTACACTGACCGCCGGTCATAACTTTCCAGGAGCCCAG GCCATGTTATACGGTGCCGGTGTACCTTCGCGAGAAGCAATGAAGACATATCCCCACGTGGGCATAGCCAG CGTCTGGTGGGAGGGTAATCCTTGCAA TATGCACT TGCTTGATTTGGGCAAGGAGATCAAGAAGCACGTTCAAAATGACAACATGCTGGCATGGCAGTACAATACCATTGGCGTGAGCGATGGAATTACCATGGGTGGAGAAG GAATGCGCTTTTCTCTCCAGACCCGCGAGATAATAGCTGACAGTATCGAAACTGTAACATGCGCCCAACATCACGACGCCTGCGTAGCCATACCGGGATGTGACAAGAACATGCCTGGTGTCATCATGGCATTCGCTCGGCATAATCGTCCATCTATAATGGTCTATGGTGGCTCTATCATGCCGGGATATTCGCAGACACTGAGGAAGAACATCAATGTATCGACTTGCTATGAGAGCCACGGCGCATACATCTACAAGAACCTGAAGAGTGCAACTGAAGGAGAGTTCTCACCGGATGAGATCATGGAGGATATTGAGAAGAATGCTTGTCCTGGGGCTGGAGCTTGTGGTGGCATGTATACAGCAAACACCATGTCTACTTCGATTGAAG CAATGGGCCTTACCCTCCCCGGTTCATCGACCACTCCCGCAACATCCCCAGCTAAAATGCGAGAATGCGCCAAAGCAGCAGCCGCCATCCGCGTCTGTATGGAAAAAAACATCACACCACGCAAACTCCTCACCAAAGCCTCGTTTGAAAATGCCCTCGTAATCATGATGGCCCTAGGCGGCTCCACAAACGCCGTCCTGCACCTCCTCGCCATGGCCGGCACTGCAGGCGTACCCCTTACCCTCTCCGACTTCCAACGCGTAAGCGACAAGATTCCCTTCCTCGCCGACCTTGCTCCATCCGGTAAATATCTCGCGGCCGACCTCTTCGACATCGGCGGCATGCCCTCAGTAATGAAACTACTCGTAGCCGCCAGCCTCCTCGATGGCAGCATCCCCACGGTAACAGGGAAAACACTCGCCGAGAACATCGCATCCTACCCGTCTCTCCCCCAGGACCAAGTCATAATTCGCCCACTTTCCAACCCTATCAAACCCACCGGCCACATCGAGATCCTACACGGCAACCTTGCGCCCTCCGGTGCCGTCGCCAAGATCACCGGAAAAGAAGGCTTGAAATTCACTGGCAAAGCCCTCGTCTTCAACAAGGAATACCAACTCGACCGCGCGCTAAACCTAGGACAGATCCCCCATGGCGAAAACGTCGTCGTAGTCGTGCGCTACGAGGGCCCTAAAGGCGGTCCGGGTATGCCTGAACAACTCAAAGCCAGCGCTGCAATCATGGGCGCCAGACTCACAAATGTAGCCCTCATCACCGATGGACGTTATTCCGGTGCCAGTCATGGCTTCATCGTCGGACACATCACGCCAGAGGCCGCGGTGGGAGGACCCATTGCTGTGGTGCAAAACGGCGATTTGATAACCATTGACGCGGAGAAGAATAGGATTGATATGCATGTTGATCAAGGGGAGATTGAAAAGAGATTGCAAGGGTGGAACCCACCGAGCATGCCGGTGACGAGGGGTGTGTTGGCGAAGTATGCTAGGCTGGTCGGAGATGCGAGTCATGGGGCTATGACGGATCTTTTCTAA
- a CDS encoding Tymo-45kd-70kd domain containing protein, whose amino-acid sequence MRLSTLFLSLISVVSTTVSAHPKRQTQQPTFSRNVIFSPPRNAGWTDPGVLYARSAQLSDGSILATWENYSPEPPIVYFPIYKSSDGGLTWKEISRVQDTQNGFGLRYQPTLYVLPQAIGGYPAGTVLISGSSIPTDLSSTEIELYASKDDGVTWEFVSHIAKGGRAVPNNGLTPVWEPFLMMYQNTLICYYSDQRENATYGQKMVHQSTTDLKTWGAVVNDVTYPTYTDRPGMPTVAELPNGQYIMTYEYGGGPAIPNSYQFPVYYKIVSDPTKFGEATGISLKATDGTIPSGSPHVAWSSFGGVNGTIIASAHSNSEVFINRGLGQGPWIKVATPEATSYTRHLRVLSDPTKLLIMGGGNLPPANANSVTVTVVDISSW is encoded by the coding sequence ATGCGTCTCTCTACCTTGTTCCTGTCATTGATCAGCGTGGTCTCCACCACGGTGTCGGCACATCCTAAACGCCAGACACAACAGCCGACTTTCTCCCGCAATGTCATCTTCTCGCCGCCACGCAATGCCGGTTGGACCGACCCTGGTGTTCTCTACGCCCGCAGTGCACAACTTAGTGACGGCTCCATTCTTGCAACATGGGAGAACTACTCACCTGAGCCACCCATTGTCTACTTCCCCATCTACAAGTCTAGCGACGGTGGGTTGACATGGAAGGAGATCTCGCGCGTGCAGGATACGCAAAACGGCTTTGGTCTGCGTTACCAACCCACCCTCTACGTTCTGCCACAGGCTATCGGTGGCTACCCAGCTGGTACCGTTCTGATCTCCGGGTCCTCGATCCCCACCGACCTCTCCAGCACGGAGATTGAACTGTACGCCTCAAAAGACGATGGCGTTACCTGGGAATTTGTATCGCACATCGCAAAGGGCGGTAGGGCTGTTCCTAACAACGGCCTCACCCCGGTGTGGGAGCCATTCTTGATGATGTACCAAAACACGCTCATCTGCTACTACTCCGACCAACGCGAAAATGCGACTTACGGTCAGAAGATGGTACACCAGTCTACTACGGATCTGAAGACTTGGGGCGCCGTCGTCAACGACGTGACTTACCCTACCTACACCGACCGTCCTGGTATGCCCACTGTCGCTGAGCTGCCAAACGGGCAATACATCATGACCTACGAGTACGGTGGTGGCCCTGCCATTCCCAACTCCTACCAATTCCCCGTATACTACAAGATTGTTTCCGACCCCACCAAGTTCGGCGAAGCTACCGGTATCAGTCTCAAGGCTACTGATGGCACGATTCCCAGTGGTTCTCCTCATGTGGCTTGGAGCAGCTTTGGAGGAGTCAATGGCACCATCATCGCCAGCGCACACAGCAACTCGGAGGTTTTCATCAACAGAGGTCTTGGACAGGGTCCCTGGATCAAGGTTGCCACACCTGAAGCGACCTCATACACCAGGCATCTCCGTGTCCTTAGCGACCCAACCAAGTTGTTGATCATGGGTGGTGGAAACCTGCCGCCTGCCAACGCCAACAGTGTCACGGTCACTGTTGTTGATATCAGCTCGTGGTAG